A DNA window from Streptomyces sp. 71268 contains the following coding sequences:
- a CDS encoding SDR family NAD(P)-dependent oxidoreductase: MSPTPTPPSHRRPPTAAAEPNREPATAAPARDTATAPTPSAAGAGLVAVTGAEGFIGSHLVETLVAAGARVRAMVQYNSFSSFGWLETLPADVLDQVEVVLGDVRDPGSVTGLVTGVEAVYHLAALIAIPYSYRAPHSYVETNVTGTLNVLEAVRHQEIPRLVHTSTSETYGTAQTVPITEDHPINTQSPYAASKAGGDRLADSYHASFATPVVTLRPFNTFGPRQSMRAVIPTVIGQVAAGQRAITLGDLRPTRDFSYVKDTAAAFLAVGTAPAERVVGHTFNAGTGGEISVGELVGLIGTLMDTTLEVREDAQRIRPADSEVMRLVCDASRLRAATGWAPTHTLQDGLGHTIDFFRDPANLARYKTDRYNV, translated from the coding sequence ATGTCCCCGACCCCCACGCCCCCCTCGCACCGCCGGCCGCCGACCGCCGCGGCCGAGCCGAACCGGGAACCCGCGACCGCCGCCCCCGCCCGTGACACCGCCACGGCGCCGACGCCATCCGCCGCCGGCGCCGGCCTCGTCGCCGTCACCGGCGCCGAGGGGTTCATCGGCTCGCACCTGGTGGAGACGCTGGTCGCGGCGGGAGCCCGGGTGCGGGCGATGGTGCAGTACAACTCCTTCTCCTCCTTCGGCTGGCTGGAGACGCTGCCGGCCGACGTGCTCGACCAGGTCGAGGTGGTGCTCGGCGACGTCCGCGACCCCGGCTCCGTGACCGGCCTGGTCACCGGCGTCGAGGCCGTCTACCACCTGGCCGCCCTCATCGCCATCCCGTACTCCTACCGCGCCCCGCACAGTTACGTGGAGACCAACGTCACCGGCACCCTCAACGTCCTGGAGGCCGTACGCCACCAGGAGATCCCGCGCCTGGTGCACACCTCGACCAGCGAGACCTACGGCACCGCCCAGACCGTGCCGATCACCGAGGACCACCCCATCAACACCCAGTCGCCCTACGCCGCCTCCAAGGCGGGCGGCGACCGGCTGGCCGACAGCTACCACGCCAGCTTCGCCACCCCGGTGGTCACCCTGCGCCCCTTCAACACCTTCGGGCCCCGCCAGTCCATGCGCGCCGTGATCCCCACCGTCATCGGCCAGGTCGCCGCGGGCCAGCGCGCCATCACCCTCGGCGACCTGCGCCCCACCCGCGACTTCAGCTACGTCAAGGACACCGCCGCCGCCTTCCTCGCGGTCGGCACCGCCCCCGCCGAACGGGTCGTCGGCCACACCTTCAACGCGGGCACCGGCGGCGAGATCTCGGTCGGCGAACTCGTCGGCCTCATCGGCACGTTGATGGACACCACCCTGGAGGTCCGCGAGGACGCCCAGCGCATCAGGCCCGCCGACTCCGAGGTCATGCGGCTGGTCTGCGACGCCTCCCGGCTGCGCGCGGCCACCGGCTGGGCCCCGACCCACACCCTGCAGGACGGCCTCGGCCACACCATCGACTTCTTCCGCGACCCGGCCAACCTGGCCCGCTACAAGACCGACCGCTACAACGTCTGA
- a CDS encoding nucleotidyltransferase family protein, whose product MHAVILAGGKGVRLRPYTTALPKPLVPIGDRHAILEIVMRQLAAAGFTSCTLAIGHLGHIIRAYVGNGSQWGLRVGYSSEDSPLGTMGPLLTMLDRLPEHFLVMNGDILTDLDFGDVLRTHATSGAPLTIATYARQVNIDFGVLTTESERVVGFTEKPSIDYRVSMGVYGVSRDTLNPYTPGLPLGFDELVLDLLGAQTPPHAYDFDGYWLDIGRPDDYDRANAEFTHRRGVLIKGA is encoded by the coding sequence ATGCACGCAGTCATCCTGGCCGGCGGCAAGGGCGTACGACTGCGCCCGTACACCACCGCCCTGCCCAAGCCGCTGGTGCCCATCGGCGACCGGCACGCGATCCTGGAGATCGTGATGCGCCAACTCGCCGCCGCCGGCTTCACCAGTTGCACGCTGGCCATCGGCCACCTCGGGCACATCATCCGCGCCTACGTCGGCAACGGCTCCCAGTGGGGCCTGCGCGTCGGCTACAGCAGCGAGGACAGCCCGCTGGGCACCATGGGCCCACTGCTGACCATGCTCGACCGACTTCCCGAACACTTCCTGGTGATGAACGGCGACATCCTCACCGACCTCGACTTCGGCGACGTGCTGCGCACCCACGCGACCAGCGGCGCCCCGCTGACCATCGCCACCTACGCGCGCCAGGTCAACATCGACTTCGGCGTGCTGACCACCGAGTCGGAGCGGGTGGTGGGTTTCACCGAGAAGCCCAGCATCGACTACCGCGTCTCCATGGGCGTCTACGGTGTCTCTCGCGACACCCTCAACCCCTACACGCCGGGCCTGCCGCTCGGCTTCGACGAACTCGTCCTCGACCTACTGGGGGCCCAGACCCCACCGCACGCCTACGATTTCGACGGCTACTGGCTCGACATCGGCAGGCCCGACGACTACGACCGCGCCAACGCCGAGTTCACCCACCGCCGTGGCGTCCTCATCAAGGGAGCGTGA
- a CDS encoding NAD(P)-dependent oxidoreductase encodes MRILVLGASGFLGEHTVRHLRALPGARVLTGGRSPAADAHIDLATIDVDHLTDTLAALRVDAVVNCAGAVGGGSLALAGTNARGPAALCAALADAAPGARLVHLGSAAEYGTSGGDLALTESSPTYPFGVYGATKLAGTLAVTSAGLDSVVLRVFNPIGPGSPTSSLPGRLAALLREADREGTVRVGALSAYRDFVDARDVARAIGRATTAPGPLPPVLNLGSGTAHPVRAVATGLARLADFRGRVDESGAGSGRSPAASRAWADITTTTAALDWEPRYTFDQSLADLWAAATGQPVEAPR; translated from the coding sequence ATGCGCATCCTCGTCCTGGGAGCCAGCGGTTTCCTCGGCGAGCACACCGTCCGGCACCTGCGCGCCCTGCCCGGCGCGCGGGTGCTCACCGGCGGTCGCTCGCCCGCAGCCGACGCCCACATCGACCTCGCCACCATCGACGTGGACCACCTCACCGACACCCTGGCCGCGCTGCGCGTGGACGCCGTGGTCAACTGCGCGGGCGCGGTCGGCGGCGGCTCACTCGCCCTGGCCGGCACCAACGCCCGCGGGCCGGCCGCCCTGTGCGCGGCGCTCGCCGACGCCGCCCCCGGCGCCCGCCTCGTCCACCTCGGCTCCGCAGCCGAGTACGGCACCTCCGGCGGCGACCTCGCCCTCACCGAGTCCAGCCCCACCTACCCGTTCGGCGTCTACGGGGCCACCAAGCTCGCCGGCACGCTCGCCGTCACCTCCGCCGGACTGGACTCGGTGGTGCTGCGGGTGTTCAACCCGATCGGCCCCGGCTCGCCCACCAGCAGCCTGCCAGGGCGGCTCGCCGCCCTGCTGCGCGAGGCCGACCGCGAGGGCACCGTCCGGGTGGGCGCCCTGTCCGCGTACCGCGACTTCGTCGACGCCCGCGACGTGGCGCGGGCCATCGGCCGCGCCACCACCGCCCCCGGGCCACTGCCGCCCGTGCTCAACCTCGGCAGCGGCACCGCCCACCCCGTGCGGGCCGTCGCCACCGGGCTCGCGCGGCTGGCCGACTTCCGCGGGCGCGTCGACGAGAGCGGCGCGGGATCGGGCCGCTCGCCGGCCGCCTCCCGCGCGTGGGCCGACATCACCACGACCACCGCCGCGCTGGACTGGGAGCCCCGCTACACCTTCGACCAGTCGCTCGCCGACCTGTGGGCCGCCGCCACCGGCCAGCCCGTCGAAGCGCCGCGATGA
- a CDS encoding spherulation-specific family 4 protein, with protein MTSASPPPGRLLVPLYVHPTVDPAAWRALRGRARQLYAVVLNAADGPGRHRDPAFHAVARDLRAAGVRLLGYVDTAYGRRSPRAVLADVHRHRRWYGVDGVFYDQVAADRALLPRYRRLVRAARLLGAPTAVLNPGTHPDPGYADVADVLVTFEGDWASYRRARVPPWTSGHAPRRFCHLVYGVPDSQRKKVAHTSYDRGAALHCAVPGEGSNPWRYPPSGGDNGMGDDG; from the coding sequence ATGACCTCCGCGTCCCCGCCCCCGGGGCGTCTGCTCGTGCCGTTGTACGTCCACCCCACGGTGGACCCCGCGGCCTGGCGGGCGCTCCGTGGGCGCGCGCGACAGCTCTACGCCGTGGTGCTCAACGCCGCCGACGGCCCGGGCCGCCACCGCGACCCCGCCTTCCACGCCGTGGCGCGGGACCTGCGCGCGGCGGGCGTACGCCTGCTCGGCTACGTGGACACCGCGTACGGGCGCCGGTCGCCGAGGGCCGTACTCGCCGACGTCCACCGCCACCGCCGCTGGTACGGCGTGGACGGGGTCTTCTACGACCAGGTCGCGGCCGACCGCGCGCTGTTGCCGCGCTACCGGCGGCTGGTGCGCGCGGCCCGGCTGCTCGGCGCGCCCACCGCCGTCCTCAACCCGGGCACCCACCCCGACCCCGGATACGCCGACGTCGCGGACGTCCTGGTCACCTTCGAGGGCGACTGGGCCAGCTACCGACGGGCCCGGGTCCCGCCGTGGACGTCCGGGCACGCGCCGCGCCGTTTCTGCCACCTGGTGTACGGGGTGCCCGACAGCCAGCGAAAAAAGGTGGCCCATACATCGTATGATCGCGGAGCGGCGCTGCACTGCGCGGTGCCGGGGGAGGGGAGCAACCCGTGGCGGTATCCCCCGTCTGGTGGAGACAACGGCATGGGAGACGACGGGTGA
- a CDS encoding endo alpha-1,4 polygalactosaminidase, with translation MKWRPRPGTTWQWQLNGRVDTSFDVPVYDIDGFENSAKTVAGLHADGRKVICYINAGAWEDWRPDADAFPEAVRGEGNGWEGERWLDIRQRDTLLPLMAKRMDMCARKGFDAVEPDLMDGYRNRTGFPLTAADQLAYNRGLSKLAHERGLAVGLKNDLDQIPELVDDFEFAVNEECAEFGECAKLTPFIKADKAVFHVEYTLPTDKFCRTAKDLGLSSMRKRLDLDPWRDAC, from the coding sequence GTGAAGTGGCGGCCGCGCCCCGGCACCACCTGGCAGTGGCAGCTCAACGGCCGCGTGGACACCAGCTTCGACGTGCCCGTGTACGACATCGACGGCTTCGAGAACTCCGCGAAGACCGTGGCCGGCCTGCACGCCGACGGCCGCAAGGTGATCTGCTACATCAACGCCGGCGCCTGGGAGGACTGGCGCCCGGACGCCGACGCCTTCCCCGAGGCCGTGCGCGGCGAGGGCAACGGCTGGGAGGGCGAGCGCTGGTTGGACATCCGCCAGCGCGACACGCTGCTGCCGCTGATGGCCAAGCGGATGGACATGTGCGCCCGGAAGGGCTTCGACGCCGTCGAGCCGGACCTGATGGACGGCTACCGCAACCGCACCGGCTTCCCGCTCACCGCCGCCGACCAGCTCGCCTACAACCGCGGACTGTCCAAGCTCGCCCACGAGCGCGGCCTCGCCGTGGGCCTGAAGAACGACCTCGACCAGATCCCCGAACTCGTGGACGACTTCGAGTTCGCGGTCAACGAGGAGTGCGCCGAGTTCGGCGAGTGCGCCAAGCTCACCCCGTTCATCAAGGCCGACAAGGCCGTCTTCCACGTCGAGTACACGCTGCCGACCGACAAGTTCTGCCGCACCGCCAAGGATCTGGGCCTCAGTTCGATGCGCAAGCGCCTCGACCTCGACCCCTGGCGCGACGCCTGCTGA
- a CDS encoding ABC transporter permease codes for MKHSAHGRGGDPGRLPPAEAGRGPERTGPVRGGRRLGRGRRAARAGTPLALAVPAALAVAFLLLPLAGMVARTSWSELGTHLGSAPVRDALWLSLTVSFWSLGISVVLGVPLAWVLARGAVPGKTLVRSLVLLPMVLPPTVGGVALLLGFGRKGLLGGVLEDWFGVTLPFSTAGAVVAATFVAMPFLVISLEGTLAGLDRRYEETAASLGAGPWRVFRTVTLPLVAPGLLAGAALTWARALGEFGATITFAGNLPGVTQTLPLQVYLLLQADPAAATSVSLLLLGIAMAVLLALRGRWAGGTRAPGGGTRRAAAYDGDGLPAPGQPAGDPDEAPLDAPPSDGGAGAGPDEDGPGGDAVGGGRRGGAGAPGAGWCGWSLRAELTGFNELVLDAPPGTTIAVVGPNGAGKTTLLRALLGLTDRSRATLRLGDAEVGDLPSHRRGVAWVPQDGALFPHLTAVRNTAYGLRARGVGAAEAHQVAREWLERLGVGHLARRRPGQLSGGQAQRVALARALAARPRLLLLDEPLAALDQTTRARVRRALRRHLADFDGVCLIVTHDPVEAVSLADRVLVLERGRAVQYATPAEVARRPRSPWVARMLGHNAWRCAITADGGLALPGSGRLVAADPLPAPGGGVDHPVTGGEAAGGAAGAGAAEQVGAEAVGEAGPALAIFGPEAVSLHRERPSGSPRNVWPGRVREITAVGSRLRVALGSERVPDLVAEITPAAAVELGLAEGTAVWASVKATEVTVVRL; via the coding sequence ATGAAACACAGCGCGCACGGCAGGGGCGGCGACCCTGGACGTCTCCCCCCGGCCGAGGCCGGCCGGGGGCCGGAGCGGACGGGGCCGGTTCGCGGCGGTCGGCGCCTTGGGCGCGGGCGGCGGGCCGCGCGGGCGGGCACGCCGCTGGCGCTCGCCGTGCCGGCCGCGCTGGCGGTCGCGTTCCTGCTGCTCCCGCTGGCCGGCATGGTGGCCCGCACCTCCTGGTCCGAGTTGGGCACGCACCTGGGCAGCGCGCCGGTGCGGGACGCGCTGTGGCTGTCGCTGACCGTCTCGTTCTGGTCGCTGGGCATCTCCGTGGTGCTCGGCGTGCCGCTGGCCTGGGTGCTCGCCCGGGGCGCGGTGCCCGGCAAGACGCTCGTACGCTCGCTGGTCCTGCTGCCGATGGTGCTGCCGCCGACGGTGGGCGGTGTGGCGCTGCTGCTGGGCTTCGGCCGCAAGGGGCTGCTCGGTGGGGTGTTGGAGGACTGGTTCGGCGTCACCCTGCCGTTCTCCACCGCGGGGGCGGTGGTCGCGGCGACGTTCGTGGCGATGCCGTTCCTGGTCATCAGCCTGGAGGGCACGCTCGCCGGGTTGGACCGCCGGTACGAGGAGACGGCCGCCTCGCTCGGCGCCGGTCCGTGGCGGGTCTTCCGTACCGTCACGCTGCCGCTGGTGGCGCCGGGGCTGCTCGCGGGCGCCGCGCTGACCTGGGCCAGGGCGCTGGGCGAGTTCGGGGCCACCATCACCTTCGCCGGCAACCTGCCGGGCGTCACCCAGACGCTGCCGCTCCAGGTCTACCTGCTGTTGCAGGCCGATCCGGCGGCCGCCACCTCGGTGTCCCTGCTGCTGCTCGGCATCGCGATGGCCGTGCTGCTCGCGCTGCGCGGCCGATGGGCCGGCGGCACCCGCGCGCCGGGCGGCGGCACCCGGCGCGCGGCCGCGTACGACGGCGACGGGCTGCCCGCGCCGGGCCAACCGGCCGGGGACCCGGACGAGGCTCCGCTCGACGCTCCACCCTCGGACGGCGGCGCGGGGGCCGGCCCGGACGAGGACGGCCCGGGTGGCGACGCCGTCGGCGGCGGTCGGCGGGGCGGCGCGGGGGCGCCCGGCGCGGGGTGGTGCGGCTGGTCGCTGCGGGCCGAACTCACCGGCTTCAACGAGTTGGTCCTCGACGCGCCACCCGGCACCACCATCGCCGTCGTCGGGCCCAACGGCGCCGGCAAGACCACGCTGTTGCGCGCCCTGCTCGGGCTCACCGATCGGTCGCGGGCCACGCTGCGACTGGGTGACGCGGAGGTGGGCGACCTCCCGTCGCACCGCAGGGGGGTGGCGTGGGTGCCCCAGGACGGCGCGCTCTTTCCGCACCTGACGGCGGTACGCAACACCGCCTACGGGCTGCGGGCGCGCGGGGTCGGCGCGGCCGAGGCGCACCAGGTGGCGCGGGAGTGGCTGGAACGGCTCGGGGTCGGACACCTCGCGCGGCGCCGGCCGGGTCAGCTCTCCGGCGGGCAGGCGCAGCGCGTCGCGCTGGCCCGGGCGCTGGCGGCGCGGCCGCGTCTGCTGCTCCTCGACGAGCCGCTCGCGGCGCTCGACCAGACGACCCGCGCCCGGGTGCGCCGCGCGCTGCGCCGGCACCTGGCCGACTTCGACGGCGTCTGTCTGATCGTCACGCACGACCCGGTGGAGGCGGTCTCGCTCGCCGACCGGGTGCTGGTGCTGGAGCGGGGGCGGGCCGTGCAGTACGCGACGCCGGCCGAGGTGGCCCGCCGCCCGCGGTCACCGTGGGTGGCCCGCATGCTCGGCCACAACGCCTGGCGGTGCGCCATCACCGCGGACGGCGGCCTCGCGCTGCCGGGTTCGGGGCGCCTGGTGGCCGCCGACCCGCTGCCCGCGCCGGGTGGCGGCGTGGACCACCCGGTCACGGGCGGGGAAGCGGCCGGTGGCGCGGCGGGGGCCGGGGCGGCGGAGCAGGTGGGCGCGGAAGCCGTCGGGGAGGCGGGCCCGGCACTGGCGATCTTCGGGCCCGAGGCGGTCTCGCTGCACCGGGAGCGGCCGAGCGGGAGCCCGCGCAACGTGTGGCCGGGCCGGGTGCGGGAGATCACGGCCGTGGGCAGCCGGCTGCGGGTGGCCCTCGGCTCGGAGCGGGTGCCCGACCTGGTCGCCGAGATCACCCCCGCCGCGGCGGTGGAGCTCGGCCTCGCGGAGGGCACCGCCGTATGGGCCAGCGTCAAGGCCACGGAGGTCACCGTGGTGCGACTCTAG
- the modA gene encoding molybdate ABC transporter substrate-binding protein encodes MSLARPCRRVAAALCLAALLTVAGCGSGDDSAGSGADGRTQLTVLAAASLTDVFAKAGAAYEKEHPDVRVRFSFAGSQDLAAQVRQGAPADALVTADLPTMRGLRGETGPMTTIARNRLVIAVGEGNPHRVRGLRDLADTDLKVVLAAPEVPVGRYSEAVLDGQHVSVKPVSQEPSVRAVLSKVTLGEADAGIVYVTDAATAKDSVDTVAIPDAQNAIAIYPAAPLSSSRHEARAASFVRWLTSPTAQKMLREAGFQRP; translated from the coding sequence GTGTCCCTCGCCCGCCCGTGCCGCCGGGTCGCCGCCGCGCTGTGCCTCGCCGCCCTGTTGACCGTGGCCGGGTGCGGCTCCGGTGACGACTCCGCCGGCAGCGGTGCGGACGGCAGGACCCAGTTGACGGTGTTGGCCGCGGCCTCGCTCACCGACGTGTTCGCCAAGGCCGGCGCGGCCTACGAGAAGGAGCACCCGGACGTGCGGGTGCGGTTCTCCTTCGCCGGGTCGCAGGACCTGGCCGCGCAGGTGCGGCAGGGCGCGCCGGCCGACGCGCTGGTCACCGCGGACCTGCCGACGATGCGCGGGCTGCGGGGCGAGACCGGTCCGATGACGACCATCGCCAGGAACCGCCTGGTGATCGCGGTGGGCGAGGGCAATCCGCACCGCGTGCGCGGCCTGCGCGACCTCGCCGACACGGACCTGAAGGTGGTCCTGGCCGCGCCCGAGGTGCCGGTGGGCCGCTACAGCGAGGCCGTGCTCGACGGGCAGCACGTGAGCGTCAAGCCCGTGTCACAGGAGCCGAGCGTGCGGGCCGTGCTCAGCAAGGTCACGCTCGGCGAGGCCGACGCGGGCATCGTCTACGTCACCGACGCGGCCACCGCCAAGGACAGCGTCGACACCGTGGCCATCCCCGACGCCCAGAACGCCATCGCCATCTACCCCGCCGCGCCCCTCTCCTCCTCCCGGCACGAGGCGCGGGCCGCCTCGTTCGTACGGTGGCTGACCTCGCCCACGGCGCAGAAGATGCTGCGTGAGGCGGGGTTCCAGCGCCCCTGA
- a CDS encoding helix-turn-helix transcriptional regulator has translation MQSYSIGQAARLLGVSADTVRRWADAGRVTTHRDEGGRRLIDGRHLAAFSVELAQAADGEEDVPYTSARNAFAGIVTAVKLGDVAAQVEIQAGPHRLVSLLTREAVEELGLEVGVRATARVKSTNVHIDRV, from the coding sequence ATGCAGTCCTACAGCATCGGTCAGGCCGCGCGGTTGCTCGGCGTCAGCGCGGACACCGTGCGTCGGTGGGCCGACGCGGGCCGCGTCACGACCCACCGCGACGAGGGCGGGCGGCGGTTGATCGACGGCCGGCACCTCGCGGCCTTCTCCGTGGAGTTGGCGCAGGCCGCCGACGGCGAGGAGGACGTGCCGTACACCTCGGCCCGCAACGCCTTCGCGGGCATCGTCACCGCCGTCAAGCTCGGTGACGTCGCGGCCCAGGTGGAGATCCAGGCCGGGCCGCACCGGCTGGTCTCGCTGCTCACCCGGGAGGCCGTGGAGGAACTCGGCCTTGAGGTGGGTGTGCGCGCCACCGCGCGGGTGAAGTCCACCAACGTGCACATCGACCGCGTCTGA
- a CDS encoding 4'-phosphopantetheinyl transferase superfamily protein: MVPPTVSWAEAVRTDAEPDVLFPEEAALLERAVLKRRREFTTVRACARRAMAGLDLPPTPVLPGKRGEPNWPDGVVGSMTHCDGYRAAALAPHTAARSIGIDAEPHAPLPDGVLGIVSLDAERERGQRIADGAWGPGGPVHWDRLLFSAKESVFKAWYPLARRELDFSDAELTFTPQAAASGDAEGPAHQGTFRARLLPSADIPDGFPFTGFDGRWVIHDGFVVTAIVVPPATVPAAR; the protein is encoded by the coding sequence TTGGTCCCCCCGACCGTCTCCTGGGCCGAGGCCGTACGGACCGATGCCGAGCCCGACGTGCTCTTCCCCGAAGAGGCCGCCCTGCTCGAGCGCGCGGTACTCAAGCGGCGCCGCGAGTTCACCACGGTACGTGCCTGCGCGCGGCGCGCGATGGCCGGCCTCGACCTCCCGCCCACCCCGGTCCTGCCGGGCAAGCGCGGCGAGCCCAACTGGCCCGACGGCGTGGTGGGCAGCATGACCCACTGCGACGGGTACCGCGCCGCGGCCCTGGCCCCGCACACGGCGGCCCGCTCGATCGGCATCGACGCGGAACCACACGCCCCGCTGCCCGACGGCGTGCTCGGCATCGTGTCGCTGGACGCCGAGCGGGAGCGCGGCCAGCGGATCGCCGACGGCGCCTGGGGGCCCGGCGGCCCGGTGCACTGGGACCGGCTCCTGTTCAGCGCCAAGGAGAGCGTCTTCAAGGCGTGGTACCCGCTGGCCCGGCGCGAACTGGACTTCTCCGACGCCGAGTTGACCTTCACCCCGCAAGCCGCGGCCTCCGGCGACGCCGAGGGTCCCGCCCATCAGGGCACCTTCCGGGCTCGCCTGCTGCCGTCGGCGGACATCCCCGACGGGTTCCCCTTCACCGGGTTCGACGGCCGCTGGGTGATCCACGACGGCTTCGTCGTCACGGCGATCGTGGTGCCGCCCGCGACGGTGCCGGCCGCCCGCTAA
- the mutA gene encoding methylmalonyl-CoA mutase small subunit encodes MTVLPDGLPLAAEFPDASREQWQQLVGHVLRKSGASDATGVAAEEALRTPLQDGIFARPLYTADDAPDATAVGYPGFPPFVRGGRPEGAAVAGWDVRQRHAHPDPERAREAVLADLENGVSSLWLAVGEGALPTDALPRALEGVYLDLVTVALDAGPDFAAAGSALLALYDQREVPQHAALAVLGADPYGVLARTGRADALAGHLADATELARRASRDYPGVRALSVNALPYHEAGGSTAEELGCSLAAGVGYLRELTASGLSVDAALAQLEFRYAATTDQFLTIAKLRAARRLWARVARVCGAADGSAAQRQHAVTSPVMMTRRDPWVNMLRTTVATLGAGVGGADAVTVLPFDSELGLPDGFARRVARNTSSILIEESHLARVIDPAGGSWYVERLTAEVAEAAWAFFQEIEAAGGMASGLTSGLIPDRLAATWQRRSKDLARRKEPITGVSEFPLLDERPIEREPAPAVATPEGGLPRVRRDEAYERLRARSDAHRATAGERPKVFLATLGPAAAYTARATFAANLFQAGGIEAVREQDGTDPEAAAEAFADSGARIACLCSTDQLYAEQAEDAAARLKAAGATRVYLAGRPGERREDYVRAGVDEFVYAGCDAVEVLTSALDTMGIA; translated from the coding sequence ATGACGGTCTTGCCCGACGGGCTCCCCTTGGCAGCCGAGTTCCCGGACGCATCCCGAGAGCAGTGGCAACAGCTAGTTGGCCACGTGCTGCGCAAGTCCGGCGCGTCCGACGCCACCGGCGTCGCGGCCGAGGAGGCGCTCAGAACCCCGCTCCAGGACGGCATCTTCGCCCGCCCCCTCTACACCGCTGACGACGCCCCCGACGCGACCGCCGTCGGCTACCCCGGCTTCCCCCCCTTCGTGCGCGGCGGACGCCCCGAGGGAGCGGCGGTCGCCGGCTGGGACGTACGCCAGCGCCACGCGCACCCCGATCCCGAGCGCGCCCGGGAGGCGGTCCTCGCCGACCTGGAGAACGGGGTGTCCTCGCTGTGGCTGGCGGTCGGCGAGGGGGCGCTGCCCACCGACGCGCTGCCCCGGGCCCTGGAAGGGGTCTACCTCGACCTGGTGACCGTCGCCCTCGACGCGGGCCCCGACTTCGCCGCCGCGGGTTCGGCCCTGCTCGCCCTCTACGACCAGCGCGAGGTGCCCCAGCACGCCGCGCTCGCCGTCCTCGGCGCCGACCCGTACGGCGTCCTGGCCCGCACCGGCCGCGCCGATGCCCTGGCCGGGCACCTGGCCGACGCCACCGAGCTGGCCCGCCGGGCCAGCCGCGACTACCCGGGCGTGCGGGCGCTGAGCGTGAACGCGCTGCCCTACCACGAGGCCGGCGGCTCGACCGCCGAGGAACTCGGCTGCTCGCTCGCCGCCGGCGTCGGCTACCTGCGCGAGCTGACCGCGTCCGGTCTGTCCGTCGACGCGGCGCTGGCGCAACTGGAGTTCCGCTACGCGGCCACCACCGACCAGTTCCTGACCATCGCCAAGCTGCGCGCCGCCCGCCGCCTGTGGGCCAGGGTCGCGCGGGTCTGCGGCGCGGCCGACGGCAGCGCCGCGCAGCGGCAGCACGCGGTGACCTCGCCGGTGATGATGACCCGGCGCGACCCGTGGGTGAACATGCTGCGCACCACCGTCGCCACCCTGGGCGCCGGCGTTGGCGGCGCCGACGCCGTGACCGTGCTGCCCTTCGACAGCGAGCTGGGCCTGCCCGACGGCTTCGCCCGCCGCGTCGCCCGCAACACCTCCTCCATCCTCATCGAGGAGTCGCACCTGGCCCGCGTCATCGACCCGGCCGGCGGCTCCTGGTACGTGGAGCGGCTGACCGCCGAGGTCGCCGAGGCCGCCTGGGCCTTCTTCCAGGAGATCGAGGCCGCCGGCGGCATGGCCAGCGGGCTCACCTCAGGGCTGATCCCCGACCGGCTCGCCGCCACCTGGCAGCGCCGTTCGAAGGACCTCGCCCGGCGCAAGGAGCCGATCACCGGCGTCAGCGAGTTCCCGCTGCTGGACGAGCGCCCCATCGAGCGCGAGCCGGCCCCCGCCGTGGCGACACCGGAGGGCGGCCTGCCCCGCGTGCGCCGCGACGAGGCGTACGAGCGGCTCAGGGCCCGCAGCGACGCCCACCGGGCGACGGCGGGGGAGCGGCCGAAGGTCTTCCTCGCGACGCTCGGCCCGGCCGCCGCGTACACCGCGCGCGCCACCTTCGCCGCCAACCTCTTCCAGGCCGGTGGCATCGAGGCCGTGCGGGAACAGGACGGCACCGACCCGGAGGCGGCGGCCGAGGCGTTCGCCGACAGCGGCGCGCGGATCGCCTGCCTGTGCTCGACCGACCAGCTCTACGCCGAGCAGGCCGAGGACGCCGCCGCCCGGCTCAAGGCCGCGGGAGCCACCCGGGTCTACCTGGCGGGCCGCCCCGGCGAGCGGCGGGAAGACTACGTGCGGGCCGGGGTGGACGAGTTCGTCTACGCGGGCTGCGACGCGGTCGAGGTGCTGACCTCGGCCCTGGACACCATGGGGATTGCGTGA